One window from the genome of Tachysurus vachellii isolate PV-2020 chromosome 5, HZAU_Pvac_v1, whole genome shotgun sequence encodes:
- the LOC132845440 gene encoding uncharacterized protein LOC132845440, translated as MVGLPPRGGRERLFTQEQELAIVQMVQENNAIRLRELQQRIIADRMVFNNINRVSISTISRILQKHNFRMKQLYRVPFERNSVRVKDLRHDYVQTVLDFDAAEQPHEFIYVDEAGFNLAKTRRRGRNIVGQRAVVNVPGQRGGNITLCAAISVQGVLHHHATLGPYNTGQIIVFLDALHAVVQDKPQQPRFVVIWDNVSFHRAALIQDWFTNHNNFTPLYLPPYSPFLNAIEELFSAWRWKVYDRQPHTRMPLLQAMEEACGDIEVGSIQGWIRHTRRYFPRCLAREDIACDVDEVLWPDPNRRRDP; from the exons ATGGTTGGGCTACCTCCTCGAGGTGGAAGGGAACGTCTCTTTACTCAAGAACAAGAGCTTGCCATCGTTCAAATGGTGCAAGAAAATAACGCAATCCGACTTCGTGAGTTGCAACAGCGCATAATTGCAGATAGAATGGTATTCAACAATATCAACAGGGTCAGCATTTCTACAATAAGTCGCATCCTACAGAAACATAACTTCAGAATGAAGCAGCTGTACAGGGTGCcatttgagaggaacagtgtCAGGGTCAAGGATCTGCGCCATGATTATGTGCAG ACAGTTTTGGATTTTGATGCCGCCGAACAGCCACATGAGTTCATCTATGTGGATGAGGCAGGCTTTAATCTGGCCAAAACCAGGCGTCGAGGCCGTAACATAGTTGGACAAAGGGCTGTTGTAAATGTCCCTGGGCAACGTGGGGGAAATATCACCTTGTGTGCTGCAATTAGTGTCCAAGGAGTCCTGCATCATCATGCCACTCTAGGTCCCTACAATACAGGACAGATCATTGTATTTCTAGATGCACTACATGCAGTTGTACAGGACAAACCACAGCAGCCCAGGTTTGTTGTCATCTGGGATAATGTTAGTTTCCACCGGGCTGCTCTGATCCAAGATTGGTTCACCAACCATAACAATTTTACACCTTTATACCTGCCCCCTTACAGCCCCTTTCTAAATGCAATCGAGGAATTATTTTCAGCATGGCGGTGGAAAGTCTATGATCGGCAACCACACACCCGCATGCCTCTTCTGCAAGCAATGGAAGAGGCATGTGGAGACATTGAGGTGGGATCCATCCAAGGGTGGATTAGGCACACAAGACGATATTTTCCCCGATGCCTAGCCCGCGAGGACATCGCCTGTGATGTTGACGAGGTCTTGTGGCCAGATCCAAACAGAAGGCGGGATCCATAA